In Hevea brasiliensis isolate MT/VB/25A 57/8 chromosome 13, ASM3005281v1, whole genome shotgun sequence, a single genomic region encodes these proteins:
- the LOC110654340 gene encoding uncharacterized protein LOC110654340 isoform X1 — protein sequence MGHKKRNPTARSRQLPAVADEAENLSNLSIAKIEPSISPESDVSSYSKIKIECERALTALRRGNHTKALRLMKESGMRHGDNSPHAALIYRVQGTVSVKLASIIDDPNAKQRHLKNAIDAARRAALLSPNSIEFAHFYANLLYEAANDGKDYEEVMKECERALDILNPIDPAKESLQDESQQKITTAEARITHVQSELRSLKQKSSIASISTWMKNLGTGEEIRLIPIRRATEDPMELRLLQTRRPNEIKKATKTPEERRKEIEVRVAAARLLQQKLESSSGHNDGERGEKGVEAPSGNDKRGERRKYGFNVRKSGTNKDRKDWVRSYWNSMSMEMKRDLLKITVCDLKSYFGSSKDGLASEVLNEALAFAEENKAWRFWMCCRCLEKFADSESHIHHVMQEHMGNLMPKMQAVLPQSVDNEWIEMILNCSWKPLDISSAVKMLGSQGKCQDADIVEDFYSGSHNEECDDCFNDAWDSSPKKENSRDGYNDFTKGSNDADRVSSIECKECDGNQGSMAYSIDSWPLSEDSERGKLLEKIRAVFEALIKRKYLAASHLNKVIQLTMDELQTLASGSQLLNHGVDQTPLCICFLGASQLKKILKFLQELSHSCGLGRYSEKSSTIDDVSATQSPEIKEKIVLDGDVLCIYLDECLLQSECAPGKCLPDNMATATSTNVGHGNGILPDVDALLSWIFAGPSSGEQLQSWVRTKEEKVHQGVEILQTLEKEFYHLQSLCERKCEHLSYEEALQAVEDLCLEETKKGETDTHDRSCYEYALRRRRDDLVENENDAFFNSSRIELDVIANVLKEAEDLNGNQFGYEDTYSGMSSGLCDLESGEVNNWKTKDNVHQMDTCIQVVIRRQKHQLSVELSKIDARIMRNVTGMQQLELKLEPVSAYDYLLILLPLLKSYMRARLEDLAEKDATEKSDAAREAFLAELALDSKKIARGGSDNLRNTQEKAKDKKKNREYRKSKDSKAIFGNEQHLLHDETAEESSFPVPSGGDPDSEIPFSVSCEDLKQQEEECRRKIELEAEERKLEETLEYQRRIENEAKLKHLAEQQHKKSNQTFPEKVAGLPDNYLECGADDAHEPLEPLTFKNGFPNDIEVMPMVDSAAMPVKSSISSNEMNSFTHNTNVNEVPTNQGTADDSLLPSDWRTRRKGRRQKSSTRSFDGKFQPVSLEKNNVEVGSVNPNIGDNGTRTLRQLQAEEDDEERFQADLKKAVRQSLDTFQVRQKTPLISSLGMPENIPLEVNGSGVSPNEIPIENVNETDVVGTGLQNDVGEYNCFLNVIIQSLWHLRRFREEFLQRSTSEHDHVGDPCVVCALYDIFTALSTASTDMRREAVAPTSLRIALSNLYPDSNFFQEAQMNDASEVLAVIFDCLHRAFTSGSSVSDSDSVESNAMGSWDCTNNACLAHSLFGMNIFEQMNCYSCGLESRHLKYTSFFHNINASALRTMKVMCSENSFDELLNLVEMNHQLACDPDVGGCGKLNYIHHILSTQPHVFTAVLGWQNTCESVEDIAATLAALSTEIDISVLYRGLDPKNMHSLVSVVCYYGQHYHCFAYSQEHERWIMYDDKTVKVIGSWADVLSMCERGHLQPQVLFFEATN from the exons ATGGGGCATAAGAAGCGCAACCCCACTGCTCGTTCAAGACAACTTCCGGCGGTAGCTGATGAAGCTGAGAATCTGAGTAATCTTTCCATTGCCAAGATCGAACCGTCTATTTCTCCTGAATCAGACGTATCCTCTTACTCGAAAATCAAGATTGAATGTGAGCGGGCCTTGACGGCCCTCCGCCGCGGCAATCACACCAAAGCCCTCCGTCTCATGAAGGAGTCGGGTATGCGGCACGGTGATAACTCGCCGCACGCAGCCCTAATTTACCGTGTGCAGGGTACGGTCTCTGTAAAGCTGGCCTCGATAATCGATGACCCCAACGCTAAACAGCGGCATTTGAAGAACGCGATCGATGCCGCCCGTAGAGCAGCTTTATTGTCTCCGAACTCGATAGAATTCGCGCATTTCTACGCTAATTTGCTCTACGAGGCCGCAAATGATGGGAAGGATTACGAGGAGGTTATGAAAGAGTGTGAACGTGCCTTGGATATCTTGAACCCGATTGATCCTGCCAAGGAGAGCTTGCAAGACGAGAGCCAGCAGAAGATAACAACTGCGGAAGCGAGGATTACTCATGTGCAGAGTGAGCTGAGGAGCTTGAAACAGAAATCGAGCATTGCTTCAATTTCGACTTGGATGAAGAACTTAGGGACTGGGGAAGAAATTAGATTGATACCCATACGGAGAGCCACCGAGGATCCTATGGAGCTTAGGTTATTGCAAACTAGGAGGCCCAATGAGATTAAAAAGGCTACAAAGACGCCTGAAGAGAGGCGGAAAGAGATCGAAGTTAGGGTCGCTGCTGCCAGATTATTGCAGCAGAAATTAGAGAGTAGTTCGGGACACAATGACGGTGAGCGGGGTGAAAAGGGAGTGGAAGCGCCATCAGGGAAtgataagagaggagagaggagGAAGTATGGGTTTAATGTGAGGAAGAGTGGTACCAACAAGGATAGGAAGGATTGGGTGCGGTCATATTGGAACTCAATGAGCATGGAAATGAAGAGGGATTTATTAAAAATTACGGTCTGTGATTTGAAGAGTTATTTTGGGTCATCCAAGGATGGTTTGGCTAGTGAGGTTTTAAATGAGGCATTGGCATTTGCAGAGGAGAATAAGGCATGGAGGTTTTGGATGTGTTGTAGATGCCTTGAGAAGTTTGCAGATTCTGAGAGTCATATACATCACGTTATGCAAGAGCATATGGGGAACCTTATGCCTAAAATGCAAGCAGTTTTGCCCCAGAGTGTTGACAATGAGTGGATTGAGATGATTCTTAATTGTTCTTGGAAACCACTGGATATCTCCTCTGCAGTCAAGATGCTTGGAAGTCAAGGGAAATGCCAAGATGCAGACATTGTTGAGGATTTTTACTCGGGGAGTCATAATGAGGAGTGTGATGATTGCTTCAATGATGCGTGGGATTCTTCTCCAAAGAAGGAAAATTCAAGGGATGGCTATAATGATTTTACTAAAGGGAGCAATGATGCAGATAGAGTTTCCAGTATTGAGTGCAAAGAGTGTGATGGAAACCAGGGTTCTATGGCATACTCTATTGATAGCTGGCCGCTATCAGAGGACTCTGAGAGAGGAAAGCTCCTTGAAAAAATTCGTGCTGTATTTGAGGCACTTATTAAACGCAAGTATCTTGCTGCAAGCCATCTAAACAAGGTGATACAACTTACAATGGATGAGCTACAGACTCTTGCTTCTGGTTCTCAGCTTCTAAACCATGGCGTGGACCAGACACCCTTGTGCATTTGCTTTTTGGGAGCATCACAGCTTAAAAAGATCCTTAAATTCTTGCAGGAACTGTCTCATTCTTGTGGTTTAGGAAGATATTCTGAAAAAAGTAGTACAATAGATGATGTAAGTGCTACTCAAAGTCCTGAGATAAAAGAGAAAATTGTTCTTGATGGTGATGTGTTGTGTATCTACCTTGATGAATGTCTATTGCAATCTGAATGTGCTCCTGGCAAATGTCTTCCTGATAATATGGCCACAGCAACTTCTACTAATGTTGGCCATGGAAATGGGATTCTACCTGATGTTGATGCTTTGCTCTCATGGATATTTGCAGGGCCCTCTAGTGGGGAGCAATTGCAATCATGGGTGCGTACAAAGGAAGAGAAAGTGCACCAGGGAGTGGAAATTCTTCAGACACTTGAGAAGGAGTTTTACCACCTTCAGAGCCTTTGTGAGAGAAAATGTGAGCATTTAAGCTACGAGGAAGCATTGCAGGCTGTGGAGGATCTCTGTCTTGAAGAAActaagaaaggggaaactgatacACATGATCGTAGCTGCTATGAATATGCACTTAGAAGGCGGAGGGATGATCTTGTCGAGAATGAAAATGATGCTTTTTTTAATAGCAGTCGGATTGAGTTAGATGTCATAGCAAATGTATTAAAAGAAGCAGAAGATCTGAATGGCAATCAATTTGGATATGAGGATACTTACAGTGGTATGAGTTCTGGGTTGTGTGACTTGGAATCTGGTGAAGTCAATAATTGGAAAACCAAGGACAATGTGCATCAAATGGACACTTGTATACAAGTTGTGATTCGGAGACAGAAACACCAGTTATCAGTAGAG CTGAGCAAAATTGATGCTCGAATCATGCGAAATGTAACTGGGATGCAGCAGTTGGAACTCAAACTTGAACCTGTTTCTGCCTATGATTATCTGTTGatattattacctttattgaagtCATACATGAGG GCACGTTTGGAGGATTTAGCTGAGAAGGATGCCACAGAGAAGTCTGATGCTGCAAGAGAAGCATTTTTAGCAGAACTGGCACTTGATTCTAAGAAGATTGCTAGAGGAGGAagtgataatttgagaaatacaCAGGAGAAGGCAAAGGATAAAAAAAAGAACAGAGAATACAGGAAAAGCAAAGATTCAAAG GCTATTTTTGGCAATGAGCAGCATTTGCTTCATGATGAGACTGCTGAGGAAAG TTCCTTTCCAGTTCCATCCGGTGGTGATCCGGATTCTGAGATTCCTTTTTCAGTGAGTTGCGAGGACTTGAAACAACAGGAGGAAGAATGTAGACGTAAAATTGAGCTTGAAGCAGAGGAAAGAAAACTAGAAGAAACCCTGGAGTATCAAAGACGAATTGAGAATGAGGCTAAACTGAAGCACCTTGCTGAACAACAACATAAGAAATCCAATCAAACATTTCCAGAAAAGGTGGCTGGACTGCCTGATAATTATTTGGAATGTGGTGCTGATGATGCACATGAGCCATTG GAACCTTTGACATTTAAGAATGGGTTTCCCAATGATATAGAAGTCATGCCTATGGTGGATAGTGCGGCAATGCCAGTCAAATCTTCAATATCtagtaatgaaatgaatagttttACTCATAACACAAACGTAAACGAAG TTCCAACTAATCAAGGAACAGCAGATGATAGTCTTTTGCCTTCTGACTGGCGGACAAGAAGGAAAGGTAGGCGGCAGAAGAGTTCCACTAGATCTTTTGATGGAAAATTTCAGCCAGTTTCATTAGAAAAGAATAATGTTGAAGTTGGAAGTG TTAATCCTAATATAGGGGACAATGGAACTAGGACATTGAGACAATTACAGGCAGAGGAGGATGATGAGGAAAGGTTTCAAGCTGACCTTAAAAAGGCTGTGCGCCAAAGCCTTG ACACATTCCAAGTGCGTCAGAAAACACCCTTGATTTCAAGTTTGGGGATGCCAGAAAATATACCTCTGGAAGTTAACGGTTCTGGTGTTTCACCGAATGAAATTCCAATTGAAAATGTGAATGAAACTGATGTGGTTGGTACAGGCCTGCAGAATGACGTTGGTGAATACAATTGTTTTCTGAACGTTATCATACAG TCCTTATGGCATTTAAGACGGTTTCGAGAGGAGTTCTTGCAGAGATCAACATCAGAGCATGATCATGTGGGGGACCCCTGTGTTGTCTGTGCATTGTATGATATCTTCACTGCTCTGAGCACAGCATCTACAGATATGCGAAGAGAAGCTGTTGCTCCTACATCTCTGAGGATAGCTCTGAGCAACTTGTATCCCGATAGTAATTTCTTCCAGGAG GCTCAGATGAATGATGCATCTGAAGTATTGGCTGTAATATTTGATTGCCTTCATCGAGCATTTACTTCCGGTTCAAGTGTTTCTGATTCTGATTCAGTGGAAAGCAACGCCATGGGGTCTTGGGATTGTACAAACAATGCTTGTTTAGCGCATTCTCTTTTTGGAATGAATATTTTTGAACAAATGAATTGCTATAGCTGTGGTTTGGAGTCCAGGCATCTGAAGTACACTTCTTTCTTTCATAATATAAATGCCAGTGCCCTCCGGACAATGAAG GTCATGTGTTCTGAAAACTCTTTTGACGAGCTATTAAATCTAGTAGAGATGAATCATCAATTAGCTTGTGATCCTGATGTTGGTGGTTGTGGGAAGCTTAACTATATCCATCATATTCTGTCGACTCAACCACATGTTTTTACAGCAG TTCTGGGATGGCAAAATACATGTGAAAGTGTTGAGGATATAGCAGCAACATTGGCAGCTCTTAGCACGGAGATAGATATCAGCGTTCTGTACCGTGGTCTAGATCCAAAAAACATGCATAGCTTGGTTTCAGTG GTATGCTATTATGGGCAACATTATCATTGCTTTGCCTATAGTCAGGAGCATGAACGATGGATTATGTATGATGACAAGACTGTCAAG GTGATTGGGAGCTGGGCGGATGTTCTTTCCATGTGTGAAAGAGGACACTTGCAACCTCAGGTTCTTTTCTTTGAAGCTACAAACTAG
- the LOC110654340 gene encoding uncharacterized protein LOC110654340 isoform X2 has protein sequence MGHKKRNPTARSRQLPAVADEAENLSNLSIAKIEPSISPESDVSSYSKIKIECERALTALRRGNHTKALRLMKESGMRHGDNSPHAALIYRVQGTVSVKLASIIDDPNAKQRHLKNAIDAARRAALLSPNSIEFAHFYANLLYEAANDGKDYEEVMKECERALDILNPIDPAKESLQDESQQKITTAEARITHVQSELRSLKQKSSIASISTWMKNLGTGEEIRLIPIRRATEDPMELRLLQTRRPNEIKKATKTPEERRKEIEVRVAAARLLQQKLESSSGHNDGERGEKGVEAPSGNDKRGERRKYGFNVRKSGTNKDRKDWVRSYWNSMSMEMKRDLLKITVCDLKSYFGSSKDGLASEVLNEALAFAEENKAWRFWMCCRCLEKFADSESHIHHVMQEHMGNLMPKMQAVLPQSVDNEWIEMILNCSWKPLDISSAVKMLGSQGKCQDADIVEDFYSGSHNEECDDCFNDAWDSSPKKENSRDGYNDFTKGSNDADRVSSIECKECDGNQGSMAYSIDSWPLSEDSERGKLLEKIRAVFEALIKRKYLAASHLNKVIQLTMDELQTLASGSQLLNHGVDQTPLCICFLGASQLKKILKFLQELSHSCGLGRYSEKSSTIDDVSATQSPEIKEKIVLDGDVLCIYLDECLLQSECAPGKCLPDNMATATSTNVGHGNGILPDVDALLSWIFAGPSSGEQLQSWVRTKEEKVHQGVEILQTLEKEFYHLQSLCERKCEHLSYEEALQAVEDLCLEETKKGETDTHDRSCYEYALRRRRDDLVENENDAFFNSSRIELDVIANVLKEAEDLNGNQFGYEDTYSGMSSGLCDLESGEVNNWKTKDNVHQMDTCIQVVIRRQKHQLSVELSKIDARIMRNVTGMQQLELKLEPVSAYDYLLILLPLLKSYMRARLEDLAEKDATEKSDAAREAFLAELALDSKKIARGGSDNLRNTQEKAKDKKKNREYRKSKDSKAIFGNEQHLLHDETAEESSFPVPSGGDPDSEIPFSVSCEDLKQQEEECRRKIELEAEERKLEETLEYQRRIENEAKLKHLAEQQHKKSNQTFPEKVAGLPDNYLECGADDAHEPLNGFPNDIEVMPMVDSAAMPVKSSISSNEMNSFTHNTNVNEVPTNQGTADDSLLPSDWRTRRKGRRQKSSTRSFDGKFQPVSLEKNNVEVGSVNPNIGDNGTRTLRQLQAEEDDEERFQADLKKAVRQSLDTFQVRQKTPLISSLGMPENIPLEVNGSGVSPNEIPIENVNETDVVGTGLQNDVGEYNCFLNVIIQSLWHLRRFREEFLQRSTSEHDHVGDPCVVCALYDIFTALSTASTDMRREAVAPTSLRIALSNLYPDSNFFQEAQMNDASEVLAVIFDCLHRAFTSGSSVSDSDSVESNAMGSWDCTNNACLAHSLFGMNIFEQMNCYSCGLESRHLKYTSFFHNINASALRTMKVMCSENSFDELLNLVEMNHQLACDPDVGGCGKLNYIHHILSTQPHVFTAVLGWQNTCESVEDIAATLAALSTEIDISVLYRGLDPKNMHSLVSVVCYYGQHYHCFAYSQEHERWIMYDDKTVKVIGSWADVLSMCERGHLQPQVLFFEATN, from the exons ATGGGGCATAAGAAGCGCAACCCCACTGCTCGTTCAAGACAACTTCCGGCGGTAGCTGATGAAGCTGAGAATCTGAGTAATCTTTCCATTGCCAAGATCGAACCGTCTATTTCTCCTGAATCAGACGTATCCTCTTACTCGAAAATCAAGATTGAATGTGAGCGGGCCTTGACGGCCCTCCGCCGCGGCAATCACACCAAAGCCCTCCGTCTCATGAAGGAGTCGGGTATGCGGCACGGTGATAACTCGCCGCACGCAGCCCTAATTTACCGTGTGCAGGGTACGGTCTCTGTAAAGCTGGCCTCGATAATCGATGACCCCAACGCTAAACAGCGGCATTTGAAGAACGCGATCGATGCCGCCCGTAGAGCAGCTTTATTGTCTCCGAACTCGATAGAATTCGCGCATTTCTACGCTAATTTGCTCTACGAGGCCGCAAATGATGGGAAGGATTACGAGGAGGTTATGAAAGAGTGTGAACGTGCCTTGGATATCTTGAACCCGATTGATCCTGCCAAGGAGAGCTTGCAAGACGAGAGCCAGCAGAAGATAACAACTGCGGAAGCGAGGATTACTCATGTGCAGAGTGAGCTGAGGAGCTTGAAACAGAAATCGAGCATTGCTTCAATTTCGACTTGGATGAAGAACTTAGGGACTGGGGAAGAAATTAGATTGATACCCATACGGAGAGCCACCGAGGATCCTATGGAGCTTAGGTTATTGCAAACTAGGAGGCCCAATGAGATTAAAAAGGCTACAAAGACGCCTGAAGAGAGGCGGAAAGAGATCGAAGTTAGGGTCGCTGCTGCCAGATTATTGCAGCAGAAATTAGAGAGTAGTTCGGGACACAATGACGGTGAGCGGGGTGAAAAGGGAGTGGAAGCGCCATCAGGGAAtgataagagaggagagaggagGAAGTATGGGTTTAATGTGAGGAAGAGTGGTACCAACAAGGATAGGAAGGATTGGGTGCGGTCATATTGGAACTCAATGAGCATGGAAATGAAGAGGGATTTATTAAAAATTACGGTCTGTGATTTGAAGAGTTATTTTGGGTCATCCAAGGATGGTTTGGCTAGTGAGGTTTTAAATGAGGCATTGGCATTTGCAGAGGAGAATAAGGCATGGAGGTTTTGGATGTGTTGTAGATGCCTTGAGAAGTTTGCAGATTCTGAGAGTCATATACATCACGTTATGCAAGAGCATATGGGGAACCTTATGCCTAAAATGCAAGCAGTTTTGCCCCAGAGTGTTGACAATGAGTGGATTGAGATGATTCTTAATTGTTCTTGGAAACCACTGGATATCTCCTCTGCAGTCAAGATGCTTGGAAGTCAAGGGAAATGCCAAGATGCAGACATTGTTGAGGATTTTTACTCGGGGAGTCATAATGAGGAGTGTGATGATTGCTTCAATGATGCGTGGGATTCTTCTCCAAAGAAGGAAAATTCAAGGGATGGCTATAATGATTTTACTAAAGGGAGCAATGATGCAGATAGAGTTTCCAGTATTGAGTGCAAAGAGTGTGATGGAAACCAGGGTTCTATGGCATACTCTATTGATAGCTGGCCGCTATCAGAGGACTCTGAGAGAGGAAAGCTCCTTGAAAAAATTCGTGCTGTATTTGAGGCACTTATTAAACGCAAGTATCTTGCTGCAAGCCATCTAAACAAGGTGATACAACTTACAATGGATGAGCTACAGACTCTTGCTTCTGGTTCTCAGCTTCTAAACCATGGCGTGGACCAGACACCCTTGTGCATTTGCTTTTTGGGAGCATCACAGCTTAAAAAGATCCTTAAATTCTTGCAGGAACTGTCTCATTCTTGTGGTTTAGGAAGATATTCTGAAAAAAGTAGTACAATAGATGATGTAAGTGCTACTCAAAGTCCTGAGATAAAAGAGAAAATTGTTCTTGATGGTGATGTGTTGTGTATCTACCTTGATGAATGTCTATTGCAATCTGAATGTGCTCCTGGCAAATGTCTTCCTGATAATATGGCCACAGCAACTTCTACTAATGTTGGCCATGGAAATGGGATTCTACCTGATGTTGATGCTTTGCTCTCATGGATATTTGCAGGGCCCTCTAGTGGGGAGCAATTGCAATCATGGGTGCGTACAAAGGAAGAGAAAGTGCACCAGGGAGTGGAAATTCTTCAGACACTTGAGAAGGAGTTTTACCACCTTCAGAGCCTTTGTGAGAGAAAATGTGAGCATTTAAGCTACGAGGAAGCATTGCAGGCTGTGGAGGATCTCTGTCTTGAAGAAActaagaaaggggaaactgatacACATGATCGTAGCTGCTATGAATATGCACTTAGAAGGCGGAGGGATGATCTTGTCGAGAATGAAAATGATGCTTTTTTTAATAGCAGTCGGATTGAGTTAGATGTCATAGCAAATGTATTAAAAGAAGCAGAAGATCTGAATGGCAATCAATTTGGATATGAGGATACTTACAGTGGTATGAGTTCTGGGTTGTGTGACTTGGAATCTGGTGAAGTCAATAATTGGAAAACCAAGGACAATGTGCATCAAATGGACACTTGTATACAAGTTGTGATTCGGAGACAGAAACACCAGTTATCAGTAGAG CTGAGCAAAATTGATGCTCGAATCATGCGAAATGTAACTGGGATGCAGCAGTTGGAACTCAAACTTGAACCTGTTTCTGCCTATGATTATCTGTTGatattattacctttattgaagtCATACATGAGG GCACGTTTGGAGGATTTAGCTGAGAAGGATGCCACAGAGAAGTCTGATGCTGCAAGAGAAGCATTTTTAGCAGAACTGGCACTTGATTCTAAGAAGATTGCTAGAGGAGGAagtgataatttgagaaatacaCAGGAGAAGGCAAAGGATAAAAAAAAGAACAGAGAATACAGGAAAAGCAAAGATTCAAAG GCTATTTTTGGCAATGAGCAGCATTTGCTTCATGATGAGACTGCTGAGGAAAG TTCCTTTCCAGTTCCATCCGGTGGTGATCCGGATTCTGAGATTCCTTTTTCAGTGAGTTGCGAGGACTTGAAACAACAGGAGGAAGAATGTAGACGTAAAATTGAGCTTGAAGCAGAGGAAAGAAAACTAGAAGAAACCCTGGAGTATCAAAGACGAATTGAGAATGAGGCTAAACTGAAGCACCTTGCTGAACAACAACATAAGAAATCCAATCAAACATTTCCAGAAAAGGTGGCTGGACTGCCTGATAATTATTTGGAATGTGGTGCTGATGATGCACATGAGCCATTG AATGGGTTTCCCAATGATATAGAAGTCATGCCTATGGTGGATAGTGCGGCAATGCCAGTCAAATCTTCAATATCtagtaatgaaatgaatagttttACTCATAACACAAACGTAAACGAAG TTCCAACTAATCAAGGAACAGCAGATGATAGTCTTTTGCCTTCTGACTGGCGGACAAGAAGGAAAGGTAGGCGGCAGAAGAGTTCCACTAGATCTTTTGATGGAAAATTTCAGCCAGTTTCATTAGAAAAGAATAATGTTGAAGTTGGAAGTG TTAATCCTAATATAGGGGACAATGGAACTAGGACATTGAGACAATTACAGGCAGAGGAGGATGATGAGGAAAGGTTTCAAGCTGACCTTAAAAAGGCTGTGCGCCAAAGCCTTG ACACATTCCAAGTGCGTCAGAAAACACCCTTGATTTCAAGTTTGGGGATGCCAGAAAATATACCTCTGGAAGTTAACGGTTCTGGTGTTTCACCGAATGAAATTCCAATTGAAAATGTGAATGAAACTGATGTGGTTGGTACAGGCCTGCAGAATGACGTTGGTGAATACAATTGTTTTCTGAACGTTATCATACAG TCCTTATGGCATTTAAGACGGTTTCGAGAGGAGTTCTTGCAGAGATCAACATCAGAGCATGATCATGTGGGGGACCCCTGTGTTGTCTGTGCATTGTATGATATCTTCACTGCTCTGAGCACAGCATCTACAGATATGCGAAGAGAAGCTGTTGCTCCTACATCTCTGAGGATAGCTCTGAGCAACTTGTATCCCGATAGTAATTTCTTCCAGGAG GCTCAGATGAATGATGCATCTGAAGTATTGGCTGTAATATTTGATTGCCTTCATCGAGCATTTACTTCCGGTTCAAGTGTTTCTGATTCTGATTCAGTGGAAAGCAACGCCATGGGGTCTTGGGATTGTACAAACAATGCTTGTTTAGCGCATTCTCTTTTTGGAATGAATATTTTTGAACAAATGAATTGCTATAGCTGTGGTTTGGAGTCCAGGCATCTGAAGTACACTTCTTTCTTTCATAATATAAATGCCAGTGCCCTCCGGACAATGAAG GTCATGTGTTCTGAAAACTCTTTTGACGAGCTATTAAATCTAGTAGAGATGAATCATCAATTAGCTTGTGATCCTGATGTTGGTGGTTGTGGGAAGCTTAACTATATCCATCATATTCTGTCGACTCAACCACATGTTTTTACAGCAG TTCTGGGATGGCAAAATACATGTGAAAGTGTTGAGGATATAGCAGCAACATTGGCAGCTCTTAGCACGGAGATAGATATCAGCGTTCTGTACCGTGGTCTAGATCCAAAAAACATGCATAGCTTGGTTTCAGTG GTATGCTATTATGGGCAACATTATCATTGCTTTGCCTATAGTCAGGAGCATGAACGATGGATTATGTATGATGACAAGACTGTCAAG GTGATTGGGAGCTGGGCGGATGTTCTTTCCATGTGTGAAAGAGGACACTTGCAACCTCAGGTTCTTTTCTTTGAAGCTACAAACTAG